Proteins encoded by one window of Vespula pensylvanica isolate Volc-1 chromosome 6, ASM1446617v1, whole genome shotgun sequence:
- the LOC122629888 gene encoding sequestosome-1 isoform X1: MEHFKAYLIIQGSSKEEEIRRFTIDSDVVTSYVYLKEKLQTVFPNLRGKKFTITWKDAEDDQIAISTDEELLIALAESSQHGTRKLYIIQHPEHEKNVYVQPEEIAGVLHHNIVCDGCNKNVKGFRYKCIECPDYDLCFDCESRGVHPEHCMIRIAVPLQWTSRYGRRLAHHMKKFIRKSATYNTRAEDTRECPAMNEKHCGRSRPNCDNSSWVDTFADYFNDWTYNAGECPMKNNIQKPPETATEAIPSPNKPSSKETKKEAKPHIDLLKMVEDNIAQFLNPLGIDISMKVKNNEKSDMPQNNAPTKQAEPKVSSNTNENASAKFPGEGRKLTEEQNINIPASNVESLTNKNASPSEKSDKSSDDEDWTMVNKDERSAAPITPAASVTDQTLLNPSTSSQPTNENVPNKVVNPSAPIIEESNGNFYPQLPKPVQQVIYHQNPKIQNAVEIMMTMGFSNEGGWLTQLLEIKDGDIGKVLDMLSPVRE, encoded by the exons atggAGCATTTTAAAGCATATTTGATAATTCAAGGATcctcgaaggaagaagagattcGAAGATTTACGATTGATTCTGACGTTGTGACAAGTTATGtctatttgaaagaaaaattacaaactgTTTTTCCAAACCTAcgtggaaaaaaatttacaatcaCTTGGAAAG ATGCCGAAGATGATCAGATAGCAATATCAACTGATGAAGAGTTACTCATTGCTTTAGCTGAATCCTCACAACATGGCACTCgtaaattatacattatacaacATCCAGAGCatgagaaaaatgtatatgttcAACCAGAAGAAATTGCAGGAGTACTCCATCATAATATCGTATGCGATGGTTGCAATAAGAATGTTAAAGGTTTCCGATATAAATGTATTGAATGTCCAGATTATGATTTATGTTTCGATTGTGAATCAAGAGGAGTACATCCTGAACATTGTATGATACGTATAGCAGTACCATTGCAATGGACATCCAGATATGGTAGACGCTTGGCTCAtcatatgaaaaaatttattagaaaaagtgCTACATATAATACAAGAGCGGAAGATACAAGAGAATGTCCAGCTATGAATGAGAAACATTGTGGAAGATCTAGACCGAATTGCGATAATTCTTCATGGGTGGACACTTTTGcagattattttaatgattggACCTACAATGCAGGTGAGTGTCCCATgaagaataatattcaaaaacCGCCAGAGACAGCAACTGAAGCTATACCTTCGCCCAATAAACCATCATctaaagaaactaaaaaagagGCAAAACCACATATAGATCTTTTAAAGATGGTAGAAGACAATATCGCTCAATTTTTGAATCCTCTTGGAATTGACATCAGTatgaaagttaaaaataatgaaaaatctgATATGCCTCAAAATAATGCCCCTACTAAACAAGCTGAACCAAAAGTGTCAtcaaatacaaatgaaaatgcTTCTGCAAAGTTTCCTGGAGAAGGCAGGAAATTGACagaagaacaaaatattaatattcctGCATCTAATGTTGAATCTTTAACTAATAAAAATGCTTCACCTTCTGAAAAATCTGATAAATCCTCAGATGATGAAGATTGGACTATGGTGAATAAAGATGAACGATCTGCTGCACCTATTACCCCTGCTGCTTCTGTTACTGATCAAACTTTGCTGAATCCTTCTACTTCGTCTCAACCCACTAATGAAAATGTGCCAAACAAG GTTGTTAATCCATCAGCACCTATAATAGAAGAGTCAAATGGAAATTTTTATCCACAATTACCAAAACCAGTTCAACAAGTTATCTATCATCAAAACCCAAAGATACAAAATGCTGTTGAAATTATGATGACTATGGGATTTTCTAATGAAGGTGGTTGGCTTACTCAACTATTAGAAATCAAAGATGGTGATATTGGAAAAGTTTTAGATATGCTATCACCTGTGCGCGAATGA
- the LOC122629888 gene encoding sequestosome-1 isoform X2 translates to MEHFKAYLIIQGSSKEEEIRRFTIDSDVVTSYVYLKEKLQTVFPNLRGKKFTITWKDAEDDQIAISTDEELLIALAESSQHGTRKLYIIQHPEHEKNVYVQPEEIAGVLHHNIVCDGCNKNVKGFRYKCIECPDYDLCFDCESRGVHPEHCMIRIAVPLQWTSRYGRRLAHHMKKFIRKSATYNTRAEDTRECPAMNEKHCGRSRPNCDNSSWVDTFADYFNDWTYNADDEDWTMVNKDERSAAPITPAASVTDQTLLNPSTSSQPTNENVPNKVVNPSAPIIEESNGNFYPQLPKPVQQVIYHQNPKIQNAVEIMMTMGFSNEGGWLTQLLEIKDGDIGKVLDMLSPVRE, encoded by the exons atggAGCATTTTAAAGCATATTTGATAATTCAAGGATcctcgaaggaagaagagattcGAAGATTTACGATTGATTCTGACGTTGTGACAAGTTATGtctatttgaaagaaaaattacaaactgTTTTTCCAAACCTAcgtggaaaaaaatttacaatcaCTTGGAAAG ATGCCGAAGATGATCAGATAGCAATATCAACTGATGAAGAGTTACTCATTGCTTTAGCTGAATCCTCACAACATGGCACTCgtaaattatacattatacaacATCCAGAGCatgagaaaaatgtatatgttcAACCAGAAGAAATTGCAGGAGTACTCCATCATAATATCGTATGCGATGGTTGCAATAAGAATGTTAAAGGTTTCCGATATAAATGTATTGAATGTCCAGATTATGATTTATGTTTCGATTGTGAATCAAGAGGAGTACATCCTGAACATTGTATGATACGTATAGCAGTACCATTGCAATGGACATCCAGATATGGTAGACGCTTGGCTCAtcatatgaaaaaatttattagaaaaagtgCTACATATAATACAAGAGCGGAAGATACAAGAGAATGTCCAGCTATGAATGAGAAACATTGTGGAAGATCTAGACCGAATTGCGATAATTCTTCATGGGTGGACACTTTTGcagattattttaatgattggACCTACAATGCAG ATGATGAAGATTGGACTATGGTGAATAAAGATGAACGATCTGCTGCACCTATTACCCCTGCTGCTTCTGTTACTGATCAAACTTTGCTGAATCCTTCTACTTCGTCTCAACCCACTAATGAAAATGTGCCAAACAAG GTTGTTAATCCATCAGCACCTATAATAGAAGAGTCAAATGGAAATTTTTATCCACAATTACCAAAACCAGTTCAACAAGTTATCTATCATCAAAACCCAAAGATACAAAATGCTGTTGAAATTATGATGACTATGGGATTTTCTAATGAAGGTGGTTGGCTTACTCAACTATTAGAAATCAAAGATGGTGATATTGGAAAAGTTTTAGATATGCTATCACCTGTGCGCGAATGA
- the LOC122629968 gene encoding 28S ribosomal protein S29, mitochondrial has product MSLISRLFLQYSYRLRWQKQYSTLANIFPKDTADEQFHNFRTIESNPVNHNEQHLNRIYTIPKDTFKTLFQNIGIPKDFLTLSTAFNECSILIRNPALEVISYLEQADYSRPINKYVLYGKFGTGKSVTLTHILHYAFIKQMIIIHVPSPNIWFRFPKEITNSYKDPSILDLPVEAGKWLLYFRNQNSNLLSKLDLRISKDYQWNIREKASSGSSLLEMIEFGINRIRYASSVIDALLMELKEASIAGKCKVLAAVDGYNAFWSDHTRIRNDDKVWVNPRQISLTLSFLNFIKDDWCNGAAVLTVDTKANKERREYDHPRYLLGKDGFDCLDPFIPILLENYTRVEFDSLMEYYKERKWIRDINADGLAEIWALSIGHPLEIRQICKSL; this is encoded by the exons ATGTCATTAATATCTC gATTATTCTTACAATATTCATATCGATTAAGATGGCAAAAACAATATAGTACATTGGCGAATATATTTCCCAAAGATACAGCAGATGaacaatttcataattttcgtACAATAGAATCAAACCCTGTAAATCATAATGAACAACATTTGAATAGGATATACACAATACCAAAGGATACATTCAAGAcactttttcaaaatattggAATTCCAAAAGACTTTTTAACTTTGTCTACTGCTTTTAATGAATGttctatattaattagaaatccTGCATTAGAAGTAATATCATATCTTGAACAAGCAGATTATAGTAGACCtataaacaaatatgtattat atggaaAATTTGGTACAGGAAAATCAGTAACATTAACGCACATATTACATTATGCTTTTATAAAGcagatgataataatacatgTACCTTCTC CTAACATTTGGTTTCGATTCCCAAAAGAAATTACGAATTCGTATAAAGATCCAAGTATCTTAGACTTACCAGTTGAGGCAGGGAAAtggttattatattttagaaatcaGAATAGTAATCTTTTATCAAAACTTGAT CTTAGAATATCAAAAGATTATCAATggaatataagagagaaagcatcTAGTGGTTCTTCATTGTTAGAAATGATAGAGTTTGGTATAAACAGAATAAGATATGCATCCAGTGTAATAGATGCATTATTGATGGAATTAAAAGAAGCTAGCATTGCAGGAAAGTGTAAAGTTTTAGCAGCTGTAGATGGTTATAATGCATTTTGGTCAGATCATACCAGAATACGTAATGATGATAAAGTATGGGTCAATCCACGACAAATATCATTAACTTTatcatttctaaattttataaaagatgatTGGTGCAATGGAGCTGCTGTGTTAACAGTAGATACTAAAGCAAACAAG gaaagaagagaatatgaCCATCCTAGATACTTGCTTGGTAAGGATGGCTTTGATTGTTTAGATCCTTTTATAcctattttattagaaaattacacTAGAGTTGAATTTGATTCTTTAATGGAATATTACAAGGAGCGAAAATGGATTAGGGATATTAATGCAGATGGATTAGCAGAAATATGGGCATTGAGTATTGGTCATCCTCTTGAAATAAGGCAAATTTgtaaatctttataa
- the LOC122630295 gene encoding outer dense fiber protein 3B-like, whose amino-acid sequence MPPRADRTAGGGDDTIKSKTITSATFCGIPSPGPKYKLKTLVGYNDHCISKYRNPAYTFGMRQISEDVCEGPGPKYMLPEVRAKGFTHGFALKTTDKTCGPGPKYFIPTPPSGPIFSLKWRTRYKTECASPGPYDIKSFPGPSFTIGVRLPDDKCIGGPGPAGPYTLDVVKPRSPMFSIGFFHRYKDICKSPGPKYNPKLLDLSPKFSFGMKHSVCAPPYFSECDEKC is encoded by the exons atgccTCCCAGGGCAGACAGAACCGCTGGTGGCGGCGATGATACAATAAAATCTAAGACAATTACGAGTGCAACATTTTGCGGGATACCCT CTCCAGGACCGAAGTACAAATTGAAAACGCTCGTTGGTTACAACGATCATTGTATTTCGAAGTATCGAAATCCGGCATACACGTTTGGTATGAGGCAAATATCTGAAGACGTATGTGAAGGTCCTGGACCAAAGTATATGCTTCCAGAAGTAAGAGCAAAAGGTTTTACTCATGGATTCGCGTTAAAAACTACAG ATAAAACTTGTGGTCCTGGtccgaaatattttataccaaCTCCTCCAAGCGGTCCTATATTTTCTCTAAAATGGCGTACTAGATACAAAACTGAATGTGCATCGCCTGGACCTTACGACATTAAGTCGTTCCCTGGACCAAGCTTTACCAT agGAGTACGTCTTCCTGATGACAAATGTATTGGTGGACCGGGACCTGCTGGCCCATATACATTGGATGTGGTTAAACCAAGATCACCAATGTTTAGTATAGGCTTTTTCCATCGCTATAAAGATATCTGTAAGAGCCCAGGACCTAAATATAATCCCAAATTGTTAGATCTATCACCAAAGTTTTCTTTTGGAATGAAGCATAGTGTCTGTGCACCACCGTATTTTTCTGAGTGTgatgaaaaatgttaa
- the LOC122630294 gene encoding outer dense fiber protein 3 isoform X1 produces MEDLEHKPKLDCLTKGPGPVYKLPPLVGYVGHDPSKHRGPAYSIRFRVGLGEETVGPGPRYNINKLTKFGLDKSPAYTIAVRYPDTILDLGPGPGAYSPEQCLPMNHSRRAPAYSIKSKGQPLQILEGPGPNAYTIPTCIGPRIPDKRAQAAYTIGGYYEPLLDSLGPGPAAYADLNQNVIKKRYPAYSLKWRHDHAEEYHSPGPRYNPTYNTGKRAPKYSFGVRHSECAGNPITSLDED; encoded by the exons ATGGAAGACTTAGAACATAAACCCAAACTTGACTGCCTAACTAAAG GACCTGGACCAGTTTATAAATTACCTCCATTAGTTGGATATGTTGGACATGATCCATCTAAACATAGGGGTCCAGCATATAGTATACGGTTTCGTGTAGGATTAGGTGAAGAAACTGTTGGTCCTGGTCCGCGCTATAACatcaataaattaacaaaatttggATTAGATAAATCACCAGCATACACGATAGCCGTTAGATATCCTGATACAA ttttggACTTAGGACCAGGACCTGGTGCATATTCGCCTGAACAATGTCTCCCAATGAATCATAGTCGTAGAGCTCCTGCTTATAGCATAAAATCAAAAGGTCAACCATTACAAATTCTTGAAGGACCTGGACCAAATGCTTACACAATACCAACATGTATAGGTCCTAGAATACCGGATAAGAGAGCACAAGCTGCTTATACGAT aGGTGGTTATTATGAACCACTATTAGACTCTTTAGGTCCAGGTCCAGCAGCTTACGCGGATCTTAATCAAAATGTTATAAAGAAACGCTATCCAGCATATAGTCTTAAATGGCGTCACGATCATGCCGAAGAATATCATAGTCCAGGACCGCGTTATAATCCTACATATAATACTGGAAAACGCGCTCCAAAATATTCGTTTGGTGTTAGACATAGTGAATGTGCAGGAAATCCCATTACAAGCTTAGATGAAGATTGA
- the LOC122630294 gene encoding uncharacterized protein C9orf85 homolog isoform X2 — MSCQKGNANRSRPQKYKNQTAFKNDLHDTSHKTKFINNIEVANVCERCKKIIEWKIKYKKYKPLKAPAKCTKCEQKTVKHAYHIMCLPCAKNHQVCPKCGEKREIIEAKPNKEESIKLDAELQTLLKKLPERKRRTFIRYMNRSCNSKKSNSGINSNEKEDLEESDADEENGKSTEKSSLNKENILEELKALVIKEGKDDDFNDDFSDDSENDLDSIIKWKT; from the exons ATGAGTTGTCAGAAGGGAAATGCAAATCGATCTAGGcctcaaaaatataaaaatcaaactgCCTTCAAGAATGATTTACATGATACCTctcataaaacaaaatttatcaataatattgagGTAGCCAATGTATGtgaaagatgtaaaaaaataatcgagtggaagattaaatataagaaatataaaccTCTTAAAGCACCAGCTAAGTGCACTAAATGTGAACAGAAAACTGTAAAGCATGCTTATCATATAATGTGCCTGCCTTGCGCAAAGAATCATCAAGTTTGTCCTAAATGTGGTGAAAAGCGTGAAATAATTGAGGCTAAAccgaataaagaagaaagtatcAAATTAGATGCAGAATTACAgacattgttaaaaaaattaccaGAAAGGAAACGTAGAacatttataagatatatgaaTCGTAGTT gtaACTCCAAGAAATCTAATTCTGGAATTAATAGCAATGAGAAAGAAGACTTAGAAGAAAGTGATGCTGATGAAGAGAATGGAAAGAGTACTGAAAAATCatctttaaataaagaaaatatattagagGAATTGAAAGCTTTAGTAAttaaggaaggaaaagatgaTGATTTTAATGATGACTTCAGTGATGATTCAGAAAATGATTTAGACtctattat AAAATGGAAGACTTAG
- the LOC122630294 gene encoding uncharacterized protein C9orf85 homolog isoform X3: protein MSCQKGNANRSRPQKYKNQTAFKNDLHDTSHKTKFINNIEVANVCERCKKIIEWKIKYKKYKPLKAPAKCTKCEQKTVKHAYHIMCLPCAKNHQVCPKCGEKREIIEAKPNKEESIKLDAELQTLLKKLPERKRRTFIRYMNRSCNSKKSNSGINSNEKEDLEESDADEENGKSTEKSSLNKENILEELKALVIKEGKDDDFNDDFSDDSENDLDSIM, encoded by the exons ATGAGTTGTCAGAAGGGAAATGCAAATCGATCTAGGcctcaaaaatataaaaatcaaactgCCTTCAAGAATGATTTACATGATACCTctcataaaacaaaatttatcaataatattgagGTAGCCAATGTATGtgaaagatgtaaaaaaataatcgagtggaagattaaatataagaaatataaaccTCTTAAAGCACCAGCTAAGTGCACTAAATGTGAACAGAAAACTGTAAAGCATGCTTATCATATAATGTGCCTGCCTTGCGCAAAGAATCATCAAGTTTGTCCTAAATGTGGTGAAAAGCGTGAAATAATTGAGGCTAAAccgaataaagaagaaagtatcAAATTAGATGCAGAATTACAgacattgttaaaaaaattaccaGAAAGGAAACGTAGAacatttataagatatatgaaTCGTAGTT gtaACTCCAAGAAATCTAATTCTGGAATTAATAGCAATGAGAAAGAAGACTTAGAAGAAAGTGATGCTGATGAAGAGAATGGAAAGAGTACTGAAAAATCatctttaaataaagaaaatatattagagGAATTGAAAGCTTTAGTAAttaaggaaggaaaagatgaTGATTTTAATGATGACTTCAGTGATGATTCAGAAAATGATTTAGACtctattatgtaa
- the LOC122630297 gene encoding late histone H2B.L4-like, with protein sequence MPLKLNTKVVKSPRNASKPDKKRKRRRKESYAVYIYKVLKQVHPDTGISSRAMSIMNSFVIDIFERLAAESSRLALNNKRATISSREIQTAVRLLIPGELAKHAVSEGTKAVTKYTSTT encoded by the coding sequence atgccTTTGAAACTCAATACTAAAGTAGTGAAAAGTCCAAGGAATGCAAGCAAAcccgataagaaaagaaaacgaagaaggaaggaaagttacgccgtatatatttacaaagtaTTAAAACAAGTACATCCCGATACTGGAATTTCTAGTAGAGCCATGAGCATAATGAACAGTTttgtaattgatatatttgaaagattAGCTGCGGAATCATCACGATTGGCGTTGAACAACAAACGAGCTACGATTAGTTCTCGCGAAATTCAAACTGCTGTACGTTTATTAATTCCTGGTGAACTTGCCAAACATGCTGTTAGTGAAGGAACAAAAGCTGTTACCAAATATACTAGTACTACATAA
- the LOC122630296 gene encoding histone H3: protein MARTKQTARKSTGGKAPRKQLATKAARKSAPATGGVKKPHRYRPGTVALREIRRYQKSTELLIRKLPFQRLVREIAQDFKTDLRFQSSAVMALQEASEAYLVGLFEDTNLCAIHAKRVTIMPKDIQLARRIRGERA, encoded by the coding sequence ATGGCTCGTACTAAACAAACTGCTCGTAAATCGACTGGTGGAAAAGCTCCACGAAAACAATTGGCTACTAAAGCTGCTCGTAAAAGTGCACCTGCTACTGGAGGAGTTAAAAAACCTCATCGTTATCGTCCTGGCACTGTCGCACTTCGTGAAATTCGTAGATATCAGAAAAGTACCGAATTATTGATCCGAAAGTTACCATTCCAACGGCTCGTTCGTGAAATAGCTCAAGATTTTAAAACCGATCTTCGTTTTCAAAGTTCTGCCGTAATGGCTTTGCAAGAAGCGAGCGAAGCATATCTCGTTGGTTTGTTCGAAGATACTAATCTTTGTGCTATTCATGCTAAACGTGTTACAATAATGCCAAAGGATATTCAATTGGCAAGACGAATTCGAGGAGAGAGAGCTTAA
- the LOC122630298 gene encoding histone H4 has translation MTGRGKGGKGLGKGGAKRHRKVLRDNIQGITKPAIRRLARRGGVKRISGLIYEETRGVLKVFLENVIRDAVTYTEHAKRKTVTAMDVVYALKRQGRTLYGFGG, from the coding sequence atGACCGGCCGTGGTAAGGGAGGAAAAGGATTGGGAAAGGGAGGAGCGAAGCGTCATAGAAAAGTTCTGCGTGATAACATCCAAGGTATTACCAAACCAGCTATTCGTCGATTGGCTCGACGTGGTGGTGTAAAACGTATCTCAGGTCTGATATACGAAGAAACACGCGGCGTTCTTAAAGTTTTTCTTGAAAACGTCATTCGTGACGCTGTTACGTATACCGAACACgctaaaagaaaaactgtCACCGCCATGGACGTCGTTTATGCTTTGAAAAGACAAGGCAGAACTCTTTACGGATTTGGAGGTTAA